The following coding sequences are from one Lolium rigidum isolate FL_2022 chromosome 6, APGP_CSIRO_Lrig_0.1, whole genome shotgun sequence window:
- the LOC124665774 gene encoding WAT1-related protein At3g18200-like, whose amino-acid sequence MGRDHVHGEKVKLFMGVLALQFLLAGFHIVSRAALNMGISKLVFIVYRNIISLALLAPFAYFLEKKDRPPLTFSLLAEFFVLALIGITANQGFYLLGLYHLSPTYASAIQNMVPAITFVLAAVLRLEQVDLGRRHGVAKVVGTVVSVGGATVITLYKGLPLFAAHNLHVQAFLTWTSESPIFNWTLGCVFILGHCLSWSGWMVLQVPVLKRYPARLSVISLTCVFGLFQFLVIAAFTEEDLSRWKVRSGGELFTILYAGLVASGVAFALQIWCIDRGGPLFTAVFQPVQTVAVAIMAAIILGDQLYTGGIIGAVLIVIGLYCVLWGKSEEKKTREQDPEMTRHLLGQDGQAKDQEVNTDLLA is encoded by the exons aTGGGGAGGGATCATGTTCATGGGGAGAAGGTGAAGCTGTTCATGGGGGTGCTGGCTCTGCAGTTCCTGCTCGCCGGCTTCCACATCGTCAGCAGGGCGGCGCTCAACATGGGCATCAGCAAGCTCGTCTTCATCGTCTACCGGAACATCATTTCCCTCGCCTTGCTCGCCCCCTTCGCCTACTTTCTCGAGAA GAAAGACAGGCCGCCGCTCACCTTCTCGTTGCTGGCAGAGTTCTTTGTTCTAGCACTCATTGGGATCACCGCGAACCAGGGTTTCTACCTGCTGGGCCTGTACCACCTGTCCCCGACGTATGCCTCGGCGATCCAGAACATGGTGCCCGCGATCACCTTCGTGctggccgccgtgctccggctggAGCAGGTAGACCTGGGCAGGCGGCACGGGGTGGCTAAGGTTGTTGGCACGGTGGTGAGCGTGGGCGGCGCCACCGTGATCACGCTCTACAAGGGCCTGCCGCTGTTCGCCGCCCACAACCTGCACGTGCAGGCCTTCCTTACCTGGACCTCCGAGAGCCCCATCTTCAACTGGACCCTGGGGTGCGTCTTCATCCTCGGCCACTGCCTCTCCTGGTCCGGCTGGATGGTCCTCCAGGTGCCGGTCCTGAAGCGGTATCCGGCGAGGCTCTCCGTGATCTCGCTCACCTGCGTCTTCGGCCTGTTCCagttcctcgtcatcgccgcgttCACCGAGGAGGATTTGAGCAGGTGGAAGGTGCGCTCCGGCGGGGAGCTCTTCACCATCCTCTACGCT GGGCTGGTGGCGTCCGGGGTGGCGTTTGCTCTGCAGATATGGTGCATCGACAGGGGAGGCCCTCTCTTCACCGCCGTCTTCCAGCCCGTGCAGACCGTTGCCGTCGCCATCATGGCGGCCATCATCCTCGGAGACCAGCTCTACACCGGAGG GATCATTGGCGCCGTGCTGATCGTCATTGGCCTGTACTGCGTGCTATGGGGCAAGAGCGaggagaagaagaccagggaACAAGATCCAGAGATGACAAGGCATCTGCTCGGGCAAGACGGTCAAGCTAAGGATCAAGAGGTTAACACTGACCTGCTGGCATGA